The region TATCCAGAAGTAAATCACGGATTTCACAATAACACGACCCCTCGTTATGATAAAGAAGCCGCTGATTTGTCTTGGGATCGAACCATCGCCTTTTTCAAAAAGTATTTGAAATAATAGTTGAATCTTATTTCCTTAAAAGAAAGGCTCAAAACATATAGAAATAATGCCTTTGGGCTTTTATTTGCTCTTAAAACTAGCACGTTTGAGATCGATATCACTCAATTTTACGAGTTTCCCTTCTTCAAACAGATCATCCAATTTGGAAAGATCTGGATCTCCTTTTTGAGATTTGAAGTTGTTGTAATCTTGTAGAATCACACCATTGATGTTTCTGCGGTTCTCGCTTTCGCGAAAGCGGTAACCACAATCTTCTTCACAGTAAGAATAAGCCATATAATCAATCATGTGGTCTTGTGTGTTGACCCAATACATAAACTCATCTTCGTGATCTTCCCCACCACCTTCTTCTTTAAAGGTAACTTGCAATTCATGATAGGCTTTTCCTTTAATCGTGTCTTCAGCAATGTATTTTACCTGAATCGCATCACCATCCAGACTATACGGAAGTTGCGCAAAATAAATTACCGAATTTAAACTTGCAGTATAACGCGTAGAAAGAGAATCTGCCAGTGGTAATTCAATGCCGTTGCTGTAACGGGAAAAACCCTTGTTATCCAACCGGTCCAAGATCGTGTCTGCTCCTATCATCAAATGACGTTCGTAGGCAAAATTCCCATTGTCGCGCTCTACGGAGTAATCAATCCCTCTAAAGTTAAAAGACAAGGTTCCCTCTGCAGCAATAGCTGTGCCGTGGGCATTCATCGCCTGATCCATTAGAGCACGAGCGTCTGGCTCATTATTGGTACAGGAAAAAAGGAAAGTGGTGATCGCGAAAAGCAGTAAAATATTCTTTTTCATTTCACAAAGATATAAGAGATTCTACTACCGATTCAAGTATATTTGATAATTATGGATTTTAAGAATAAAATAGAAATCAAGAATCGCAAAGCGCGATTTGAATACGAGATTCTTGATAAATATACCGCTGGAATAGTACTCGCAGGAACGGAGATCAAAGCCATACGATTAGGTAAGGCCAGTATTGCTGAAGGCTTTTGCGAATTCAAGAACAATGAGCTGTTCATTATCAATATGACGGTACAGGAATACTCTCATGCGACCTATTTCAACCATGCTCCCAAAGCAGAGCGCAAGTTACTATTGAATCGCAAAGAGCTCAATAAACTAGAAAAAGCAGTGGCTAACTCTGGTAACACTATTATTCCGTTAAAATTATTCGTCAATAAAAAAGGTTTTGCTAAAATAGATATCGCCTTAGCAAAAGGTAAAAAACTATTTGATAAACGCGAGACCATGAAAGATCGCGATAATAAAAAACGCCTGGATCAGATTAAAAAAATGCACCGCACTTAGATTTTTTTTATTCTACTAAAAAACACCGCATCAACTCCTTTGGTTTTCATTCTCAACTGACCCGAGATACTACACTTTCTAACCTTTGTTGGATGAGGAAGGCTGTAGTGCTGTTATTTCTATCTTAAGATGAGTTTGCTGGATTACAGATAAATTTGGAATTAGTTCATTTTGTTCCTCTTTTTTGCCTCACTAAATTTTCTGAAATGACAAGTCGTTAGTCTTTAATATTTGTACGGTTAAAGGCAAAACAAACTTGGTAACGACCTCTGTATAATGCAACTCAATAACGCAATTGAAAAACGCTCTCTATATTCAGGCAACTTTATTACATTTATAACGTCTTAACAATAGGTAATGATCATTAACACTTTCATGAACACAAGCTTTATTAATTTGCACTCCAACCTACGACCAAATGAATTTTATTACTAAAACTGCTATTGCCTTTATTATTGCTTTGCTGGTTTCCGCTTTCGCGAAAGCGCAACTCACAGGTACCTTATCTGACTCGAGCAACCAGCCTATAGCTTTTGCTTCCATCTATATCAAAGGCACTTACACGGGAACGACGACCAATCAAAATGGGAGTTACACCCTGAAATTGGCGGAATTCAAAACCTACGAGATCGTTTACCAGTCCTTAGGATACCAGCCAAAAACCATTTCTGTCGCTTTCACTAAAAATGGGCAGGTGCAAAATGTGGTACTGGAAGAAGAAATTGCCTCATTGGACACTGTGGTGGTCAATTCTAATGAAAACCCAGCAGACCGCGTCATACGTGAAGCTATTGCCAACAGAGAAGCCAACAGAAAGAAATTTTCCAGCTACAAAGCAGACTTCTACTCTCGTGGAATCTGGCGTATGGAAGATGTGCCTGAAAAATTTATGGGACAAGAAATAGGGGATCTAGAAGGATCTCTGGACTCCGTATCTCGTAGTGGTGTGATCTACTTGTCTGAAACAGTTTCTAAAATCGCCTATCAAGCACCTAATAATTTTAAGGAACGTATTATCGCTAGTAAAATATCTGGAGATGATAACGGCTTTAGCGCCAACAGTGCTGAGAGTGCTAATTTTGATTTTTACAACAACAACATAGATCTAAATAACCGCATCGTCTCTCCTATTGCAGACTATGCTTTTAGCTATTACAAATACAAGTTACTAGGTACCTTCTATGATGAGAACAAATTCTTAATCAATAAAATAGAAGTGATTTCCCGGCGTCCTAAGGATAATACTTTTAATGGAATCCTATATATCGTAGAAGATCAATGGACCATTTACGGATTGGAATTAAGCACACTAGGAGAGAACATCAACGTACCAGTCATCGAGAAGCTGACATTTAATCAAGACTTTACTTATGAGCCTAGTAGTGGCGATTGGGTAAAACGATCACAGAGTATTGATTTTAAATTTGGATTTTTTGGATTTAAAGGAAATGGGAGATTCCTGGCCAACTATAGTAATTACGATTTTAAGCCAGATTTTGATAAAAAGTCCTTTGGAGCAGAGGTATTGAGTTTTGAAAAAAGTGCCAATAAAAAAGACAGCAGTTATTGGAATCAGAAACGCCCCGTCCCACTTACCCTAGAGGAAGATAAAGAGTATGTAAAAAAAGACAGCATCGCTACAGTGCGTAACGATCCCAAATATAAAGACAGTGTAGATCGGGTCAATAATAAATTCAAGATCTTAGATCCATTAAATGGGTATACGTATAGAAACAGCAAGAAAAATGAAAGATTCAGCTATGATGGACTACTGGACTTAGGTTCCTTTAAAGGCTTTAATACCGTGCAAGGTTATGTGATAGGGACTGGACTGAGCTATTCCAAAGGATATGATGACGATTACAACCGTAGTCTTTATGTGGGCACAGCTATCAATTACGGGATCTCAGACGACCGATTGAGGTATACCTTAAACGCCAATTACAGATTCAACAGAACCAATAGAAGAACTATTTCATTAACTGCAGGGACAGAAGCGCGACAAATCAATAACTCAGAACCAATCAGCAGGCTAGAAAACACCCTTTCTAGTCTGGCCTTTGAACGTAATTTTGCCAAATTCTACGAAGTGGATTTTGCCGGAGCAAGCTTTTATGAGGAAGTCGCCAACGGGTTTTTCTTAACTGCTAGTGCTAATTATGAGAGAAGACAGCCGCTTCAAAACACTACAGATCAGGTGTGGTTTACACAAAGTGATGTGGATTATACCAGTAACAATCCTATCGCGCTAGACAACAACCGTTTTGCCTCTATAACCGAGCACGAGCTGTTTAAAGTTGGTCTAGCAGTTACTATACGTCCTGGACAGAAGTACCAGAGCTACCCAGACCAGAAATACAACATAAGCAATGAAAAATACCCAACTATTTCTTTGAGGTATGAAGGTGGTATAGGAGCAAATGACAGTCGCAATAACTTCCACCAGTTCAGTGCCAACCTCTACCAAAGCTTTGACATGGGCAACTTAGGTCGCAGCAGTTACTGGGTAAATGGCGGTACTTTTCTCAATGCAGAGGACATCTCTTTTGTGGACTACCAGCATTTTAACGGCAATAGATTGCGCTACAAGTTAGCGGCCTTGAATCCTTATGGTTTTGGCTTATTGAATTACTACGATTACAGCACCAACAGTGATTATGCACAATTTCATCTTCAACACGATTTTAAAGGGTTTGTACTGGGTAAAATCCCTGGATTGAACCAATTGAACTACGATCTGATTCTAAGCGGTAAGGCACTGTTTACAGACCGCAAACCCTATTTTGAGGCCAGTGCAGGGATTGATAACATCGGGCTGGGCAAGTTCCGACCATTTCGTGTGGATTATGTGTACAGCATGACCAGCGGTAGAAGTTATGGCGCCTTTGTGGTAGGGATTAATTTTGGGTTGTAGTATGTTGTTTTTTTCGCTTTCGCGAAAGCGAGGATAATCAGGTAAAGAATTAAAAAAAATCGAATGAATTGCAATAAATGTGGCTCAGATAAAATCATACCAGATCTAAGAATTACGGATCATGCACATGGAAATGTGGAAAAGAATTTATCCATTTATATTCAAAAAACAGATCATATCTTTTTTAATAAGCTGGAACAAGGCGAGCTTATAGCACAAATTTGTTGTGGTTGTGGTGGTGTAGAATTGACCATCAACAATACCGATGGGTTATGGGAAGCTTATAAAAAGTCAAAAGAATAAATGTACTTAGGAGAGCATGATCTTTAAACGCAACTTTTTCATCAAGAGTCCTTATTAAATCAGGTCTGTAAATTTAGGAGATATATTTATGTTGCTATCCTTATAAATCCAACCAACTGCCGCATCTAATAGCTATTGATCTTAAAAATAAATACGGAATACCATATTGGAAGTCAAGCCCAATGAGAATCTTGAAAATTGATCGGCCCCACCAGATTCATTGAGCCTAAAAAAGTTGTTGATGACATTTTCTCTGTTTGATATATTCCAAAGAGAAGCACCGATTTCTGACCGGAATCTCCCGTTAATTT is a window of Nonlabens sp. MB-3u-79 DNA encoding:
- the smpB gene encoding SsrA-binding protein SmpB, which translates into the protein MDFKNKIEIKNRKARFEYEILDKYTAGIVLAGTEIKAIRLGKASIAEGFCEFKNNELFIINMTVQEYSHATYFNHAPKAERKLLLNRKELNKLEKAVANSGNTIIPLKLFVNKKGFAKIDIALAKGKKLFDKRETMKDRDNKKRLDQIKKMHRT
- a CDS encoding DUF6503 family protein, yielding MKKNILLLFAITTFLFSCTNNEPDARALMDQAMNAHGTAIAAEGTLSFNFRGIDYSVERDNGNFAYERHLMIGADTILDRLDNKGFSRYSNGIELPLADSLSTRYTASLNSVIYFAQLPYSLDGDAIQVKYIAEDTIKGKAYHELQVTFKEEGGGEDHEDEFMYWVNTQDHMIDYMAYSYCEEDCGYRFRESENRRNINGVILQDYNNFKSQKGDPDLSKLDDLFEEGKLVKLSDIDLKRASFKSK
- a CDS encoding DUF5686 and carboxypeptidase regulatory-like domain-containing protein, which codes for MNFITKTAIAFIIALLVSAFAKAQLTGTLSDSSNQPIAFASIYIKGTYTGTTTNQNGSYTLKLAEFKTYEIVYQSLGYQPKTISVAFTKNGQVQNVVLEEEIASLDTVVVNSNENPADRVIREAIANREANRKKFSSYKADFYSRGIWRMEDVPEKFMGQEIGDLEGSLDSVSRSGVIYLSETVSKIAYQAPNNFKERIIASKISGDDNGFSANSAESANFDFYNNNIDLNNRIVSPIADYAFSYYKYKLLGTFYDENKFLINKIEVISRRPKDNTFNGILYIVEDQWTIYGLELSTLGENINVPVIEKLTFNQDFTYEPSSGDWVKRSQSIDFKFGFFGFKGNGRFLANYSNYDFKPDFDKKSFGAEVLSFEKSANKKDSSYWNQKRPVPLTLEEDKEYVKKDSIATVRNDPKYKDSVDRVNNKFKILDPLNGYTYRNSKKNERFSYDGLLDLGSFKGFNTVQGYVIGTGLSYSKGYDDDYNRSLYVGTAINYGISDDRLRYTLNANYRFNRTNRRTISLTAGTEARQINNSEPISRLENTLSSLAFERNFAKFYEVDFAGASFYEEVANGFFLTASANYERRQPLQNTTDQVWFTQSDVDYTSNNPIALDNNRFASITEHELFKVGLAVTIRPGQKYQSYPDQKYNISNEKYPTISLRYEGGIGANDSRNNFHQFSANLYQSFDMGNLGRSSYWVNGGTFLNAEDISFVDYQHFNGNRLRYKLAALNPYGFGLLNYYDYSTNSDYAQFHLQHDFKGFVLGKIPGLNQLNYDLILSGKALFTDRKPYFEASAGIDNIGLGKFRPFRVDYVYSMTSGRSYGAFVVGINFGL